The Bacillus sp. Y1 genome has a window encoding:
- a CDS encoding metallophosphoesterase family protein, which yields MKLAFISDIHGNAIALDAVLEDIKEKHVDKVFVLGDICYRGPEPQRALDLVRELDCEVIKGNADEWVVRGVQRGEVPDHALELMNKERDWIVSNLSHESVNYLRELPSQLNFEVEGVRIYAFHATPDSLFDVVPPDVSDDKIIEKLITQEADLYIYAHIHKPYIRFISGKCIVNIGSVGLPFDGVSKASYCIVEINKDSIQTSNVRVSYDLQKVVDQYKNVAYPNAEMMSNVVLNGKL from the coding sequence ATGAAACTAGCATTCATATCCGACATCCACGGCAATGCGATTGCACTGGATGCGGTACTAGAAGATATAAAAGAAAAACATGTAGATAAAGTATTTGTCCTAGGCGATATCTGTTATCGTGGACCAGAACCGCAGCGTGCGTTGGATTTGGTTCGAGAGCTTGATTGTGAAGTAATCAAAGGAAATGCAGACGAGTGGGTAGTCCGTGGCGTTCAGCGGGGGGAAGTTCCAGATCATGCCCTTGAGTTAATGAACAAAGAAAGAGATTGGATCGTCTCAAATTTATCACATGAAAGTGTTAATTACTTGAGAGAATTACCATCCCAATTGAACTTTGAGGTAGAGGGTGTAAGGATTTATGCCTTCCATGCGACACCCGATAGTTTATTCGATGTGGTGCCACCGGACGTAAGTGATGATAAAATTATAGAGAAGTTGATAACACAAGAGGCTGATTTGTACATATATGCTCATATTCATAAGCCATATATCCGGTTCATCAGTGGAAAATGTATTGTAAACATAGGCAGCGTAGGACTACCGTTTGATGGAGTTAGTAAGGCATCCTATTGTATCGTAGAAATTAATAAGGACAGCATTCAGACTTCCAATGTCCGTGTAAGTTATGATTTGCAAAAAGTAGTTGACCAGTACAAAAACGTAGCCTATCCAAATGCAGAAATGATGAGTAATGTCGTCTTAAATGGAAAACTGTAA
- a CDS encoding signal peptidase I translates to MLFSQDIISVLQKTITNEGSISLPSEGNSMYPLIQQGDICRFTPFDSTSLKKGDILLFWASNGKLIAHRFYEMESENIYRCKGDTNLGFDEPIQKERILGTLVSIEKQKHVVQPSNLIVAGWSKLIITFPFLSFILRSYLNRRF, encoded by the coding sequence ATGCTGTTTAGTCAGGATATTATTTCCGTTCTTCAAAAAACGATTACTAATGAAGGATCTATTTCTCTGCCAAGTGAAGGGAATAGTATGTATCCCCTTATACAACAAGGAGATATTTGCAGGTTTACACCTTTTGATTCAACCTCTTTAAAAAAAGGAGATATTCTATTATTTTGGGCTTCAAACGGTAAGTTGATTGCCCACCGATTTTACGAGATGGAATCAGAGAATATATATCGCTGTAAAGGTGATACAAACCTTGGATTTGATGAACCCATTCAAAAAGAACGGATTCTAGGTACACTTGTTTCCATTGAAAAACAAAAGCATGTAGTTCAACCGAGCAATTTGATTGTAGCAGGATGGAGTAAGTTAATTATTACTTTTCCGTTTCTTTCTTTTATTCTTAGAAGCTATTTAAATAGAAGATTTTAA
- a CDS encoding nucleotidyltransferase domain-containing protein, whose product MKWIQGLYEAEAPLDSYDYKSILKEILEFGVAPQAYYQLKQQGTLNRTPVFFQERLKEQYEVNLFLSLFIKSELTKVLDCFEQAELPAIPLKGVLFAEKYFGHIGARGTSDIDVLIQPEDLERAISTVITLGYSVEEEPIAGHFHCSFSKPIPNSKIPLTVELHWNLLKDDTSKLPIEEFWQGAKSLGSYQYIKELSDYHTFYMICLHGWRHNLDSPKHFLDIIQLIYRIGDRVDYIQLLVQARHHRTQKRMIRTLAIVYQQHPYLQNVKPLPVKRPNLWDYNAFRNGHKKQLKNYLDFVDYSFFSYDSLSHSKSEFLSWIKSLRPTKPLVISSTKHQ is encoded by the coding sequence ATGAAATGGATTCAGGGATTGTATGAAGCTGAGGCACCTCTAGATTCATATGATTACAAATCTATATTAAAAGAAATCTTGGAGTTTGGTGTTGCTCCCCAAGCTTACTACCAATTAAAGCAACAAGGAACATTAAATCGCACACCTGTATTTTTCCAGGAACGCTTGAAGGAGCAATACGAAGTAAATCTCTTTTTATCTCTTTTTATTAAAAGCGAATTAACGAAGGTTTTGGATTGCTTTGAGCAAGCTGAACTTCCAGCTATTCCTTTAAAGGGAGTACTATTTGCTGAAAAGTACTTTGGTCATATTGGGGCAAGAGGTACATCAGATATAGATGTACTCATTCAGCCGGAGGACTTGGAACGTGCGATATCTACCGTTATCACTTTAGGCTATTCCGTTGAAGAAGAGCCGATTGCTGGACATTTTCACTGTAGTTTTAGTAAACCGATTCCGAACTCAAAAATTCCATTAACAGTAGAGTTACACTGGAACCTGTTGAAGGATGATACCTCCAAGCTTCCGATAGAAGAGTTTTGGCAGGGAGCTAAGTCTTTAGGGAGCTACCAATATATAAAAGAACTATCAGACTATCACACCTTTTATATGATTTGCTTGCATGGATGGAGACATAATCTTGATTCCCCGAAACACTTTCTAGATATCATTCAACTGATTTATCGGATTGGTGACAGAGTGGATTACATACAATTGCTCGTTCAGGCTAGACATCATCGTACTCAAAAACGAATGATCCGTACTCTCGCAATCGTTTATCAACAGCACCCATACTTGCAAAACGTTAAACCATTGCCTGTTAAAAGGCCAAACTTATGGGATTATAATGCGTTTAGAAATGGACACAAGAAACAGTTAAAGAACTATCTAGATTTTGTGGACTACTCTTTTTTTAGCTATGATAGCTTATCCCATAGTAAAAGTGAGTTTTTAAGCTGGATTAAATCCTTACGACCAACCAAACCACTTGTTATATCCTCTACTAAACACCAGTAG
- a CDS encoding PqqD family protein, with translation MTHYIQKESFDTTQLDGEWIILDAEHFTVTKLNEMGGFCWSLLKEKQTVGSIIQSIEAEFQGDLSVDAKDIEVFLKDLIEYGLVIHAV, from the coding sequence ATGACGCACTACATCCAAAAAGAGAGCTTTGATACTACCCAACTCGATGGAGAGTGGATTATTCTAGATGCTGAGCATTTTACCGTCACAAAGCTTAATGAAATGGGTGGCTTTTGTTGGTCATTGCTTAAGGAGAAACAGACGGTTGGCTCCATTATTCAATCCATAGAAGCTGAGTTTCAAGGAGACCTATCAGTTGATGCAAAAGACATTGAGGTATTTTTAAAAGACCTTATCGAATACGGATTGGTTATTCATGCTGTTTAG
- a CDS encoding ABC transporter ATP-binding protein translates to MNRVQQLLPRMKEYIVLKDFKKTFGLLKPFVLKRWKAYLVLLLLLFVDIFLTVAFASFFGKIADAAVRADFEEIKTLIPIALTLVVISISFSFADIYFETVATNGVKRDIKDYLFSHILRLPTSRFSQMKSGEVITYFTNDIHNLDGVIGSNLINLIRLPLIFLVVFIYLLQLNMTMSLLTLLATPLAILAGAVFGVLLRRNSRKLNTLFEKVNAHLSETFQGISVIRSFTLEKKSYQEFSSQNEELYHLELTNAKLRGYFSSGGNLLSAGSYYISLLLGAYFVSKGSMTVGALLTFQSLVGYLVSPMTRLAGQWAGFQRSLTSVERILNVTEEKAESPRLPSYTSGKSLSHAMEFQGITFSYNETTQVFKNLQLSIPANKVIALVGPSGAGKSTLFNLLQGFYQPQKGDILFDGVSIKEMTVSKLRSTIASVPQETFLFAGTIRENLMLARPGITEQEMICAAQDACIHDFILSLQNGYDTEIGERGMKLSGGQKQRIAIARAILKDAPILLLDEATSALDTETEYYVKEALNSLKKNRTTLVIAHRLSTIESADLILVMDQGKIVQQGSHEELINQPGLYQTLSRTKFKPKVELSLA, encoded by the coding sequence ATGAATAGAGTTCAGCAGCTCTTACCTCGCATGAAAGAATATATTGTGCTTAAGGATTTTAAAAAAACCTTTGGATTATTGAAGCCTTTTGTTTTGAAGCGATGGAAGGCTTATTTGGTTTTATTGTTATTATTATTTGTTGATATTTTTTTAACAGTTGCGTTTGCTTCATTTTTTGGAAAGATTGCTGATGCTGCGGTTCGTGCAGATTTCGAGGAAATCAAAACACTCATCCCAATTGCTCTTACACTGGTTGTAATAAGTATTTCCTTTTCTTTCGCAGATATTTACTTTGAAACAGTAGCAACAAACGGTGTAAAACGAGATATTAAAGACTATTTATTTAGCCACATTTTAAGACTTCCAACAAGCCGCTTCTCTCAAATGAAATCTGGAGAAGTTATTACGTATTTTACAAATGACATTCATAACCTTGACGGTGTTATTGGGAGCAACTTAATTAACCTCATCAGACTTCCACTCATTTTTTTGGTCGTCTTTATTTATCTTCTTCAGTTAAATATGACGATGTCTCTTCTGACCCTTCTTGCCACACCATTGGCCATTTTAGCTGGAGCCGTATTTGGGGTATTGCTTCGTCGAAATAGTAGAAAGCTCAACACCCTTTTTGAAAAAGTAAATGCACATCTTAGCGAAACCTTTCAGGGTATTTCTGTTATTCGATCTTTTACTTTAGAAAAGAAATCCTACCAAGAATTTTCTTCTCAAAATGAAGAACTCTATCATCTTGAGCTTACTAATGCAAAGTTAAGAGGATATTTTTCCTCAGGGGGAAATCTGCTAAGTGCGGGCTCTTACTATATCAGTCTTTTATTAGGGGCATATTTTGTTTCTAAAGGATCTATGACGGTAGGAGCATTACTAACTTTTCAGAGTCTTGTCGGATATTTAGTCAGTCCAATGACAAGACTTGCAGGACAATGGGCAGGCTTTCAGCGATCTCTTACATCAGTGGAAAGAATACTAAATGTAACCGAAGAAAAGGCAGAATCTCCTCGACTACCTTCCTACACATCAGGAAAGAGTCTTTCACATGCGATGGAATTTCAAGGGATAACCTTTAGTTATAATGAAACAACTCAGGTATTCAAAAATTTACAACTATCCATCCCAGCCAACAAAGTCATCGCCCTAGTAGGCCCAAGCGGAGCGGGAAAAAGCACCCTATTCAACCTACTACAAGGCTTCTACCAACCACAAAAAGGAGACATCCTTTTTGATGGAGTGTCCATAAAGGAAATGACCGTATCAAAATTAAGAAGCACGATCGCCAGTGTCCCTCAAGAAACATTCCTTTTTGCTGGAACCATACGTGAAAACCTAATGTTAGCAAGACCTGGGATTACAGAACAGGAAATGATTTGTGCTGCACAAGACGCTTGCATCCATGACTTCATTCTTTCACTCCAAAACGGTTACGATACTGAAATCGGTGAAAGAGGAATGAAGCTATCAGGTGGCCAGAAGCAGCGAATAGCGATTGCCAGGGCAATATTAAAGGATGCGCCGATTCTTTTATTAGATGAAGCAACCTCCGCACTTGATACGGAAACGGAATACTATGTGAAGGAAGCTCTGAACTCACTAAAGAAAAATCGAACCACTCTTGTCATTGCTCATCGTTTATCAACGATTGAAAGTGCTGATTTAATTTTGGTAATGGATCAAGGAAAAATCGTTCAGCAGGGATCACATGAGGAGTTAATTAACCAACCAGGATTATATCAAACTCTAAGCCGTACAAAATTCAAACCTAAAGTTGAGCTATCACTTGCATAA
- a CDS encoding sensor histidine kinase: MKKLSIKLGAIFFLCILGLESFMFFFLHSALVESRIQEELNALQARGNSHRAILENHFTPETITHVALMETESTTDVVVTDADLQILGSSSKNEQLIDNVNLPSKEIPQEGVIIENDWETEPFISTVSSLENEGEIIGYVFMFQDTETVHSLIKRLNQHFLLAGFLTVGLTLFIIALLSKAITKPLINMKDATFQISQGNYSISLPETGNDELGDLAKSIESLAHDLTFLTQERNDFLASISHELRTPITYIKGYTEIVMKRELSEEERLNYLAIILEETNRLNDLIKQLFDLAKMDQNSFLIEKTEVNIKEILEKVEAKLAPAFKEKGMTLHISCQKDFFLHADPIRMEQIFLNLLDNSMKYSSNGGSTSVMVELRKNQLYVTIRDTGNGIPEEDLPHIFNRFYRVDKSRTRMLGGAGLGLSIVKELVNKHDGTITVKSQIQQGTEFQMMFRGAWSDENDLTGGR; the protein is encoded by the coding sequence TTGAAAAAGCTATCGATCAAATTAGGTGCCATTTTCTTTTTATGTATTTTAGGACTTGAATCGTTTATGTTCTTCTTTCTTCATTCCGCTTTAGTAGAATCACGGATACAAGAAGAACTGAATGCCCTTCAAGCTCGCGGGAATTCCCATCGTGCGATTTTAGAGAACCATTTTACCCCAGAAACCATAACCCACGTTGCTTTAATGGAGACAGAATCCACAACAGATGTAGTGGTAACCGATGCTGATTTACAGATTCTTGGTTCTTCGAGTAAAAATGAACAACTCATAGATAACGTAAATCTCCCTTCAAAAGAGATTCCTCAGGAAGGTGTCATTATCGAGAATGACTGGGAGACAGAACCTTTCATTTCTACCGTTAGCTCGTTAGAAAATGAGGGAGAAATCATTGGATATGTGTTCATGTTTCAAGACACAGAAACCGTTCATTCATTAATTAAACGATTAAACCAACATTTCCTCCTTGCTGGGTTCTTAACGGTTGGTCTAACATTATTTATTATCGCTTTGCTTTCGAAAGCAATCACCAAGCCTCTTATCAATATGAAGGATGCAACCTTTCAAATCAGCCAAGGGAACTACTCCATCTCCTTGCCTGAAACAGGGAACGATGAACTTGGCGATCTGGCTAAATCGATTGAATCGCTCGCACATGATCTTACCTTTTTAACGCAAGAGAGAAATGACTTTCTAGCAAGCATATCACATGAATTACGAACACCGATCACTTATATAAAAGGGTATACAGAAATCGTCATGAAGCGCGAGTTATCTGAGGAAGAAAGACTGAACTACCTAGCTATTATTCTTGAAGAAACCAATCGTTTAAATGACTTAATTAAGCAGCTATTTGACTTAGCCAAAATGGATCAGAATTCGTTCTTGATTGAAAAAACGGAAGTCAACATAAAGGAGATTCTTGAAAAAGTGGAGGCAAAACTAGCTCCAGCTTTTAAGGAGAAGGGAATGACTCTTCACATCTCCTGCCAAAAGGATTTCTTTTTACATGCGGACCCGATCCGAATGGAACAGATTTTTTTGAACTTACTGGATAATTCGATGAAATATTCATCAAATGGTGGAAGTACTAGCGTGATGGTTGAACTAAGGAAAAACCAACTTTATGTGACGATTCGTGATACCGGTAACGGCATTCCTGAAGAGGATTTACCACATATCTTTAACCGTTTTTACCGTGTAGATAAATCGCGGACTCGTATGCTAGGTGGTGCCGGTCTTGGTCTTTCCATTGTCAAGGAACTAGTAAATAAACATGACGGAACGATTACTGTGAAAAGCCAAATACAACAAGGAACAGAATTTCAAATGATGTTTAGGGGAGCGTGGAGTGATGAAAACGATCTTACTGGTGGACGATGA
- a CDS encoding VanZ family protein, giving the protein MFLIRMFLLVLPFVYMALIWIQTSNFDPESVYMLSTQIDMKILLLIGAGLELAHLFEFGLLYLFLVMAFLVFGKLSYRLEVFAAVLAIGYGLVDELHQYYIPFRSFSLVDLLKNCIGVWALGYLLNKRYENKRSRFGNFLRKITYNKEDKKDLTI; this is encoded by the coding sequence ATGTTTTTAATCAGAATGTTTCTTTTAGTTCTCCCATTCGTGTATATGGCATTGATTTGGATTCAAACGAGCAACTTTGATCCGGAATCTGTATATATGCTCTCCACTCAGATAGATATGAAGATCCTTTTATTAATAGGTGCTGGGCTAGAGTTAGCTCATCTTTTTGAATTTGGTCTTCTTTATTTGTTTTTAGTGATGGCTTTCCTTGTGTTTGGAAAGCTTTCGTATAGATTAGAAGTTTTTGCTGCTGTCTTAGCAATTGGGTATGGGCTCGTAGATGAACTGCACCAATACTATATTCCCTTTCGGTCGTTTTCTTTAGTGGATTTGTTGAAGAATTGTATTGGTGTTTGGGCACTAGGCTATTTGTTAAATAAGAGATATGAGAATAAAAGGTCAAGATTTGGTAACTTCCTAAGGAAAATAACCTATAATAAAGAAGACAAAAAGGATCTAACCATTTAA
- a CDS encoding response regulator transcription factor, producing the protein MKTILLVDDEQRMLNLLCLYLEPKGYKCVPHTSALFALEYLSSNQVDLVLLDIMMPEMDGWTLCAEIRKKWDIPIIMLTARTDKTDVVKGLYIGADDYISKPFDEDELLARIGAVLRRHKSTSQLLTFKGLVLNPESFDLHYEKTPIPLTPKEFSMMELFLTHPNRVFTRDHLITSIWGHGVSTEDRTIDSHVRNLREKLRKAHFPADEHLQTVWGLGYKWQDGQ; encoded by the coding sequence ATGAAAACGATCTTACTGGTGGACGATGAGCAAAGAATGTTGAATTTATTATGCCTTTATCTAGAACCAAAAGGATACAAATGTGTTCCACACACTTCTGCTCTGTTTGCTCTAGAATACTTATCATCCAATCAGGTTGACCTCGTGCTTCTTGATATCATGATGCCTGAGATGGACGGTTGGACTTTATGTGCAGAAATCAGAAAAAAATGGGATATTCCCATTATCATGTTGACGGCACGAACGGATAAGACCGATGTGGTTAAGGGACTTTATATTGGTGCGGATGATTATATCTCAAAGCCATTTGATGAAGACGAACTACTTGCTCGAATTGGGGCTGTATTAAGAAGACATAAGTCCACAAGCCAACTATTAACTTTTAAAGGGCTAGTTTTGAATCCAGAATCCTTTGACCTGCATTATGAAAAAACACCGATTCCATTAACACCAAAGGAATTTTCCATGATGGAGCTGTTTTTAACCCATCCAAATAGGGTATTTACACGCGACCATTTAATCACCTCGATTTGGGGCCATGGTGTTTCTACTGAGGATAGAACCATTGACTCCCATGTTCGAAATCTCCGAGAAAAATTAAGAAAAGCCCACTTCCCTGCTGATGAGCACTTACAAACCGTATGGGGATTAGGGTACAAGTGGCAGGACGGACAATGA
- a CDS encoding TVP38/TMEM64 family protein encodes MNEILFIIGSVIGNVLIAVAGVIPSAFLTAANISILGFEVGLVVSIIGEALGAIVSFWLYRKGFSRVKDKVQIKWKWSRLLLDRLYQSKGLEAVAIVLLLRLLPFVPSGFVTLTAAIGKMNIVAFGIVSTIGKIPSLFIEAYGVHQVLKFDTKLQLILATVCIMIFVIYFFVKKRPRD; translated from the coding sequence ATGAACGAAATTCTTTTTATTATTGGAAGTGTAATTGGGAATGTGCTCATCGCTGTGGCTGGTGTTATTCCGAGCGCCTTTTTAACGGCAGCGAATATTTCCATCCTCGGTTTTGAGGTTGGGTTAGTTGTTTCTATTATAGGAGAAGCACTTGGTGCCATTGTGAGCTTTTGGCTTTACCGAAAAGGATTTTCGCGGGTGAAGGACAAGGTACAAATCAAGTGGAAATGGAGTCGACTCCTTCTTGACCGGTTGTATCAATCAAAAGGGTTAGAAGCTGTTGCCATCGTTCTATTGCTTCGGCTGTTACCGTTTGTTCCGTCAGGCTTCGTGACGTTGACTGCTGCGATTGGCAAGATGAATATAGTAGCTTTCGGAATAGTGAGTACGATTGGAAAGATCCCTTCTTTGTTTATCGAGGCTTATGGGGTTCACCAAGTTCTGAAATTTGATACCAAACTTCAACTCATCTTGGCAACTGTTTGTATCATGATTTTTGTGATTTATTTTTTCGTAAAAAAGCGTCCCCGTGATTAA
- a CDS encoding F510_1955 family glycosylhydrolase: MNKFLLVAAISLFTLTACSQEDETAQSEESTNQSETQGSDAQDETKDSTTVSLAAHDFFESFAGKIDHIHGLGYVGDQEAAFFAAHDGLKVYENGTWLKTKKENNDYMGFNATDDGFYSSGHPGTDSKLPNPIGIMKSVDNGQTLQSLGFEAEVDFHLMAVGYNNHQIFAMSPHKNSIMKADAFYVSEDDGANWKEVTASGLKGEFIGLAVHPTNKNILAAAGEDGIYLSKNQGETFELLTTGTQGTSVYFTGDSLLYGEYDGQPSLVIRNLTDDKEEEIALPEMKEDAVMYAAINPKNEHEITFVSFNNDIYQTTDHGESWNLLAKSGNLQ; the protein is encoded by the coding sequence ATGAATAAATTTTTATTAGTGGCTGCTATTAGTCTTTTCACATTAACGGCTTGCAGCCAAGAAGACGAGACAGCGCAATCAGAGGAGTCAACAAATCAATCCGAAACTCAGGGCTCAGATGCACAGGATGAAACCAAAGATTCAACTACAGTCTCGCTTGCAGCACATGACTTTTTTGAATCGTTCGCTGGAAAAATAGATCATATCCACGGGCTCGGGTATGTGGGAGATCAAGAGGCTGCCTTTTTTGCAGCTCATGACGGGTTAAAGGTATATGAGAACGGGACATGGTTAAAAACAAAGAAAGAAAATAATGATTATATGGGCTTTAATGCGACCGATGATGGATTTTATTCTAGCGGCCATCCAGGAACAGATTCTAAGTTGCCCAATCCGATTGGCATTATGAAAAGTGTGGATAATGGTCAAACCTTACAAAGTCTTGGGTTTGAAGCCGAAGTAGATTTTCATCTTATGGCGGTTGGATATAACAATCATCAGATTTTTGCGATGAGCCCGCATAAAAACTCCATTATGAAGGCCGATGCATTTTATGTGAGTGAAGACGATGGAGCTAATTGGAAGGAAGTCACAGCAAGTGGTTTAAAAGGTGAGTTCATCGGATTGGCTGTACATCCAACAAATAAAAACATATTGGCTGCAGCGGGTGAAGACGGAATTTACTTATCTAAAAACCAGGGGGAAACCTTTGAGTTACTTACAACGGGAACACAAGGAACAAGTGTTTATTTTACAGGTGATAGCCTCCTTTACGGTGAATATGATGGTCAGCCTTCATTGGTAATAAGAAATTTAACCGATGATAAAGAAGAGGAAATTGCCTTGCCGGAGATGAAGGAAGACGCCGTCATGTACGCCGCGATCAATCCGAAAAACGAGCATGAAATCACGTTCGTCAGCTTTAACAATGACATTTACCAAACCACCGACCACGGTGAAAGCTGGAATTTGCTAGCGAAATCAGGAAATTTACAATAA
- a CDS encoding L-lactate MFS transporter — protein MLVRKNRWLIALSAVGIHISIGSVYAWSNFTAPLKEMFGWSDSEVALTFSIAILFLGLSAAFLGHFVEKYGPKKAGLLAAVFFGIGMTGAGFAVDMESKSLLYLFYGALGGIGLGVGYIAPVSTLVKWFPDRRGLATGLAIMGFGFAAAIASPIMNSLITSVGVANTFYILGISYFLIMVVSSLYLEKPQEGWLPEGFKEKIASGKAKATLDLSQLTANQAVKTKRFWYLWFMLFINITCGIAILAVAKPLAMESIGIDMATAAALVGAIGIFNGLGRIGWASLSDYIGRPNTYTAFFVLQMVIFFFLPQVSIQWLFMGMLIVVYTCYGGGFASIPAYIGDLFGTKQLGAIHGYILTAWAAAGLAGPLFAAWIKDTTGSYAGSLTFFSGLFIVALVLSLLIRADINKLKSQAVIESVKKAG, from the coding sequence ATGTTAGTGAGGAAGAATAGGTGGTTGATCGCATTATCAGCAGTGGGGATTCATATTTCCATTGGCTCCGTGTACGCATGGAGTAACTTTACTGCGCCGTTAAAAGAAATGTTTGGTTGGTCTGATTCTGAAGTGGCTTTAACCTTTAGTATTGCAATTTTATTTTTAGGATTATCTGCTGCCTTTTTAGGACATTTTGTAGAGAAATATGGACCGAAAAAAGCGGGGTTACTAGCAGCAGTTTTCTTTGGGATTGGAATGACAGGGGCAGGGTTTGCTGTTGATATGGAATCCAAGTCCCTGTTGTATTTATTTTATGGGGCACTTGGAGGAATTGGTTTAGGTGTGGGTTATATTGCTCCTGTTTCAACTCTCGTAAAATGGTTTCCTGACAGAAGAGGCTTAGCGACAGGCTTAGCCATTATGGGATTTGGTTTTGCGGCAGCGATAGCTAGCCCGATTATGAACTCATTAATTACGTCTGTTGGAGTGGCTAACACATTTTACATTCTAGGTATCTCTTATTTTCTCATCATGGTTGTCTCTTCTTTATATCTTGAAAAACCACAAGAAGGCTGGTTGCCAGAAGGTTTTAAAGAGAAGATTGCTAGTGGAAAAGCAAAGGCTACGTTGGATTTATCACAATTAACAGCGAATCAAGCTGTTAAGACCAAGCGTTTCTGGTATTTGTGGTTCATGTTATTCATTAACATTACCTGTGGAATTGCGATCTTAGCAGTAGCAAAACCACTAGCGATGGAGAGTATTGGGATTGACATGGCAACAGCGGCTGCTTTAGTTGGTGCGATTGGAATCTTCAATGGTCTTGGACGAATTGGTTGGGCTTCATTATCGGATTATATTGGTAGACCCAACACGTATACCGCATTTTTTGTACTGCAAATGGTTATCTTCTTTTTCTTGCCGCAAGTGTCCATTCAATGGTTGTTTATGGGCATGCTGATCGTTGTTTATACATGTTATGGTGGGGGATTCGCATCCATTCCAGCTTATATCGGCGACTTGTTTGGAACGAAGCAGTTAGGCGCGATTCATGGATATATTTTAACCGCATGGGCAGCTGCTGGTTTGGCGGGTCCACTGTTCGCAGCTTGGATCAAGGATACAACAGGAAGTTATGCAGGAAGCTTAACCTTCTTTTCGGGATTATTTATAGTTGCGCTTGTTCTTTCTCTATTAATTCGGGCTGATATCAATAAATTAAAATCGCAAGCCGTAATAGAGTCTGTAAAAAAAGCAGGATAA